A region from the Paludicola sp. MB14-C6 genome encodes:
- a CDS encoding uroporphyrinogen decarboxylase family protein, producing the protein MLPIDFNKHNEQVLKLQEEKRNGIPSRMEMTISCNPRMILSDPNLNTNNITFENYMKNPQQMMDIQCQFQEYSSNNIIYDRILGFDSLKELTVYTDLQNVYEPSYYGCEVAYHGIYEPGTKVLLNDDNKYSFVDKPFPSCFDGLAGNIFTYYDYFTEQIKAGRTYKGKPIVTPIPVDGCTDGPFTLACCLLGATEMCIDLYEDEAYAMALLEYITDSTIYRIKQTRKHYGYPEKRDGFFFADDSIAMLSCNDYQKFILPFHKKLIRELSTGVNPNGIHLCGDASRHFKTIANELNVNSFDTGFPIHHGALVQELGPNITISGGVHVSLLQSGTPDEIKAEAKRIIDEVKPHTKNFIMKEANNLSPATPPKNILALYEAVKEYGIY; encoded by the coding sequence ATGTTACCAATAGATTTCAACAAACATAATGAACAAGTGTTGAAACTTCAAGAAGAAAAGAGAAATGGCATCCCAAGTAGAATGGAAATGACAATTTCCTGTAATCCACGTATGATTCTTTCCGATCCAAACCTTAACACAAATAATATTACATTTGAAAATTACATGAAAAATCCCCAACAGATGATGGATATTCAATGTCAATTTCAAGAATACAGCAGTAACAATATTATTTATGATCGCATCTTGGGGTTTGATTCACTTAAAGAACTAACTGTTTACACGGACTTACAAAACGTTTACGAGCCTAGCTATTATGGATGTGAAGTAGCTTATCATGGTATTTATGAACCGGGAACCAAAGTGTTATTAAATGATGATAACAAATATAGCTTTGTTGATAAACCGTTTCCAAGCTGTTTTGATGGTTTGGCAGGTAATATATTTACCTATTATGATTACTTTACGGAACAAATTAAAGCAGGCCGTACTTATAAAGGAAAGCCAATTGTTACTCCTATTCCCGTAGATGGATGTACCGATGGCCCGTTTACATTAGCTTGTTGTTTGCTTGGTGCTACTGAAATGTGTATTGATTTATATGAAGACGAGGCTTATGCAATGGCATTGCTGGAATACATAACAGATAGCACAATTTACCGAATTAAACAAACCCGTAAGCATTACGGATATCCAGAAAAACGAGACGGATTCTTTTTTGCAGATGATAGCATTGCTATGCTTTCTTGTAATGATTATCAAAAATTTATTTTACCGTTTCATAAAAAACTAATTCGTGAGCTTTCAACAGGAGTAAATCCGAATGGCATTCATCTCTGTGGTGATGCCTCCCGACATTTTAAAACAATAGCGAATGAGCTTAACGTAAATTCGTTTGATACCGGCTTTCCTATCCATCATGGTGCGCTTGTGCAAGAGCTAGGCCCCAATATTACAATTTCCGGCGGTGTACATGTATCTTTACTGCAATCAGGTACACCAGATGAAATTAAAGCGGAAGCAAAGCGAATCATTGATGAAGTAAAACCACATACTAAAAACTTTATTATGAAAGAAGCAAATAATCTTTCTCCTGCTACGCCACCGAAAAACATTCTAGCTTTATACGAAGCAGTAAAAGAATACGGAATTTATTAA
- the pstA gene encoding phosphate ABC transporter permease PstA — protein MALQKNKVSQAMLQYKKDRVSLVIRILVVGAAVVTVCGLLMLIGYILIKGVPYLKLSLFEFHYTSENVSMFPAMINTVVITLLSLIIAAPIGIFSAVYLCEYANKNSKIVKVIRIATETLSGVPSIVYGLFGMLFFVTYLKWGYSLIAGGLTLAIMILPLIMRTTEEALVSVPNSLREASYGLGAGKLTTIFKIVLPSAISGILAGVILAIGRIVGETAALIYTAGTVAQIALVPKQSGVTLAVHLYKLSSEGFNTNEAFATAVVLLIIVFLINGLSNLVATQLRRKAYGKD, from the coding sequence ATGGCATTACAAAAAAATAAAGTTTCACAAGCAATGTTACAATATAAAAAAGATCGTGTTTCACTTGTTATCCGTATTCTGGTTGTAGGCGCAGCAGTGGTAACGGTTTGTGGACTTTTGATGTTAATTGGGTATATTTTGATCAAAGGAGTACCTTATTTAAAGCTGAGTTTATTTGAATTTCATTATACCTCTGAAAATGTATCTATGTTTCCTGCTATGATTAACACAGTGGTAATTACTTTGTTGTCGTTAATAATTGCAGCTCCGATTGGCATATTTAGTGCAGTATATTTATGTGAGTATGCAAACAAAAACAGTAAAATAGTAAAAGTAATACGAATTGCAACAGAAACATTATCGGGTGTACCATCTATTGTTTATGGTTTATTTGGAATGTTGTTTTTTGTTACTTATTTAAAATGGGGGTATTCGTTAATTGCAGGCGGATTGACATTAGCAATTATGATTTTACCTTTGATTATGCGAACAACTGAAGAGGCATTGGTGAGCGTACCTAATAGTTTGCGGGAAGCTTCTTATGGTTTAGGGGCAGGAAAACTGACTACAATTTTTAAAATTGTTTTACCTAGTGCAATTTCGGGAATTTTAGCAGGAGTCATTCTTGCTATTGGAAGAATAGTGGGAGAGACAGCAGCACTTATTTATACTGCTGGTACGGTAGCTCAAATTGCATTGGTGCCAAAACAATCAGGGGTAACTTTAGCGGTACATCTTTATAAGCTTTCCAGTGAAGGGTTTAATACAAATGAAGCATTTGCAACCGCTGTAGTATTACTGATTATTGTATTTTTAATCAACGGATTATCAAATTTAGTTGCAACACAGTTAAGGAGAAAAGCATATGGAAAAGATTAA
- the pstC gene encoding phosphate ABC transporter permease subunit PstC — translation MFMKTKYLEKPMKIVFFITALTAVLAVLLICVFLFANGVPAMGKIGLFSFLGGKDWSPTDTPSSFGILPMIMGSIYTTFGAIIIGVPIGLMTAIFMARFSTKRINKFLNPVVELLAGIPSIIYGFFGLQVIVPFVRDSFGGNGNSILTASLLLGFMILPTIIAVSKASLDAVDKTYYEGALALGASHEKSVMKVVVPAAKSGIIAAVVLGIGRAIGEAMAVTMVIGNQARMPIGLLKGARTLTTNIVSEMSYAADLHREALIATGVVLLVFILIINLVLALINKKAGGR, via the coding sequence ATGTTTATGAAAACAAAGTATTTGGAAAAACCTATGAAAATAGTATTCTTCATAACCGCCCTTACAGCAGTACTCGCAGTACTGCTAATCTGCGTATTTTTATTCGCAAATGGAGTTCCGGCTATGGGCAAAATTGGCTTATTTAGCTTTTTAGGTGGTAAGGATTGGTCACCAACCGATACACCATCTTCTTTTGGAATTCTGCCAATGATTATGGGAAGTATTTATACGACCTTTGGTGCAATTATAATTGGTGTTCCAATTGGGTTAATGACAGCCATCTTTATGGCTAGATTCAGCACAAAAAGAATCAACAAATTTTTAAATCCGGTAGTGGAGTTACTAGCGGGAATTCCATCAATTATATACGGATTTTTTGGCTTACAAGTTATTGTACCATTTGTTCGTGATTCCTTTGGTGGAAATGGAAACAGTATTTTAACAGCATCTTTATTATTGGGATTTATGATACTTCCAACAATTATTGCTGTGAGCAAGGCTTCATTGGATGCCGTAGACAAAACGTATTATGAAGGTGCATTGGCATTAGGCGCTTCTCATGAAAAAAGTGTAATGAAAGTTGTTGTTCCTGCTGCAAAATCGGGAATTATTGCCGCAGTTGTATTGGGAATTGGACGTGCCATTGGTGAAGCTATGGCAGTAACGATGGTAATTGGTAATCAAGCCAGAATGCCAATTGGCCTATTAAAGGGCGCAAGAACATTAACAACAAATATCGTAAGTGAAATGAGCTATGCTGCGGATTTACATAGAGAAGCACTCATTGCAACAGGTGTTGTTTTGTTGGTGTTTATCTTGATAATCAATCTTGTGTTGGCGCTCATTAACAAAAAGGCAGGTGGAAGATAG
- a CDS encoding DUF2508 family protein, with product MEGILNLFSKAMIKTKVKEEPDTKAQNLLDQIRDTEVEMGAIRCCFDMETNFDLIDAYILQLDALEKRYSYLIKQAKQHGIVAF from the coding sequence ATGGAAGGTATCCTAAACTTATTTTCAAAAGCAATGATCAAAACGAAAGTAAAAGAAGAACCCGATACAAAAGCACAAAATTTATTGGATCAAATTCGAGACACAGAGGTTGAAATGGGTGCTATTCGATGCTGTTTTGATATGGAAACCAATTTTGATTTAATTGATGCCTATATTCTTCAATTGGATGCTTTAGAAAAAAGATACTCCTATTTAATTAAACAAGCCAAACAACATGGTATTGTAGCTTTCTAA
- a CDS encoding pro-sigmaK processing inhibitor BofA family protein, whose amino-acid sequence MSTFEIVLMISLIILFVIMCVYYSKCKHKFIKILFGFCSGIVLLYPVKLILSSFGHIIDINIITISISAILGIPGVALIAALSFL is encoded by the coding sequence ATGAGTACATTTGAAATTGTTTTAATGATTAGTTTGATTATACTTTTTGTTATAATGTGCGTATATTATTCAAAATGTAAGCATAAATTTATCAAGATTCTTTTTGGATTTTGTTCAGGAATAGTATTGTTGTATCCCGTAAAATTGATTTTATCAAGCTTTGGCCACATTATTGACATTAATATTATTACAATTTCTATTTCTGCAATTCTTGGCATTCCTGGAGTTGCGCTCATTGCTGCACTTTCTTTTTTATAA
- the pstB gene encoding phosphate ABC transporter ATP-binding protein PstB, which translates to MEKIKIENLELHYGEFQALKNINMSIEEKSITAFIGPSGCGKSTLLKTLNRMNDLVEGCKISGKILLNQEDIYYNYDVNQLRKKVGMVFQKPNPFPMSIYDNIAFGPRTHGIKNKSQLDQIVEESLTKAAIFNEVKDRLKKSAMSLSGGQQQRICIARALAVNPDVLLMDEPTSALDPISTVKIEDLAQELKKDYTIVIVTHNMQQAARISDKTGFFLLGELVEYDETEKIFAAPTDKRTEDYITGRFG; encoded by the coding sequence ATGGAAAAGATTAAAATAGAAAATTTAGAGCTACATTACGGCGAATTTCAAGCCTTAAAAAATATCAACATGAGTATTGAAGAAAAAAGTATTACAGCTTTTATAGGCCCATCCGGTTGCGGAAAATCAACTTTGCTTAAGACGTTAAATCGTATGAACGATTTAGTTGAGGGGTGTAAAATTTCGGGTAAAATCCTTTTAAATCAAGAAGATATATATTATAATTATGATGTAAATCAACTTCGAAAAAAAGTAGGAATGGTGTTTCAAAAGCCGAATCCATTCCCAATGAGTATTTATGATAATATTGCGTTTGGACCTAGAACACATGGAATAAAAAATAAAAGTCAATTGGATCAAATTGTTGAAGAAAGCTTAACAAAAGCGGCAATCTTCAATGAAGTAAAAGACCGTTTGAAAAAGAGCGCAATGTCGCTATCCGGCGGTCAACAACAAAGAATATGTATTGCAAGGGCGTTAGCAGTTAATCCCGATGTATTGCTAATGGATGAGCCGACAAGTGCATTAGACCCTATTTCAACAGTAAAAATTGAGGATTTAGCTCAAGAACTGAAAAAAGATTATACGATTGTTATCGTGACACATAATATGCAGCAAGCCGCAAGAATTTCGGATAAAACAGGATTTTTCTTGCTGGGTGAATTAGTGGAATATGATGAAACAGAAAAAATCTTTGCTGCTCCAACCGATAAACGAACAGAAGATTATATAACAGGACGTTTTGGATAG
- a CDS encoding substrate-binding domain-containing protein, giving the protein MKKLYMFLLAAIICISFVACKPNTKNAGEFNASNEITVISREDGSGTRGAFVELLKIEQKEANGNKKDLTTKEAIVAPKTDVMLSQVAGNDYSIGYVSVGSLSDKIKAIQVDGIKATPENIKNGSYKVARPFNIATKVEQNEVTKDFIHFILSKEGQEVVAKTYIAVNDKAAAYSGKKPSGKIVVAGSSSVSPIMEKLKEAYTKVNPNATIEIQTSDSSSGMKATTDGVCDIGMASRDLKESEKATLKATQIAIDGIAVVVNNNNPITNLSSEAIKNMFTGKTTTWDDL; this is encoded by the coding sequence ATGAAAAAATTATATATGTTTCTATTAGCAGCAATCATTTGTATCAGCTTTGTTGCATGTAAACCCAACACAAAAAATGCGGGCGAATTTAACGCATCCAATGAAATAACGGTTATATCAAGAGAAGATGGATCTGGAACAAGAGGAGCATTTGTAGAGCTATTAAAAATCGAGCAGAAAGAAGCAAATGGAAATAAAAAAGATTTAACAACAAAAGAAGCAATCGTAGCGCCAAAAACAGATGTAATGTTATCGCAAGTCGCAGGAAACGATTATTCTATCGGATATGTTTCGGTTGGCTCGCTTAGTGATAAAATTAAAGCAATTCAAGTAGATGGAATAAAAGCAACCCCGGAAAATATAAAAAATGGCTCATATAAAGTAGCAAGACCATTTAATATTGCAACAAAAGTGGAACAAAATGAGGTTACTAAGGATTTCATTCATTTTATTTTGAGCAAAGAGGGGCAAGAGGTAGTTGCCAAAACGTATATTGCGGTTAATGATAAAGCGGCGGCTTATAGCGGAAAAAAACCAAGCGGAAAAATAGTGGTAGCAGGGTCATCATCCGTATCACCAATTATGGAAAAATTAAAAGAAGCATACACGAAAGTCAACCCCAACGCAACAATCGAAATTCAAACCAGTGACTCTTCTTCCGGTATGAAAGCAACAACAGATGGGGTATGTGATATTGGTATGGCATCAAGAGATTTAAAAGAGAGTGAAAAAGCAACATTAAAAGCAACACAAATTGCAATTGATGGAATTGCTGTAGTGGTAAATAATAATAATCCGATAACCAATTTATCTAGCGAAGCTATTAAAAATATGTTCACAGGAAAAACAACAACCTGGGATGATCTATAA
- a CDS encoding AraC family transcriptional regulator, protein MIKTRNTSRRQVNIQIPNIPEILIFCKCDYQTTYQKLEAHIHKDCFEMVYFFNGCQDYWVEGNEYHCRSGELFLTKPNELHSSGESLEQKSGLYYIIFHLTENTNAFLGLDDKDLFTLKQVLFGMDTRKVQGSARFKQLLEQVVNVYEQKDLFYNNRIKGLYIEIFYEMIQLIKRQNEQKPKEKAILKSIAYIQEHILENITVEQLAELEYLSYTQFILLFKEATGFSPHDFIVREKIEVAKDMLRYTKLPITQVAVALNFSSSQYFATVFKRYVGLSASEYRNK, encoded by the coding sequence TTGATTAAAACAAGGAATACATCCAGACGTCAAGTGAATATTCAAATTCCAAACATACCGGAAATACTAATTTTCTGCAAATGTGATTATCAAACAACTTATCAAAAGCTGGAAGCACATATTCACAAGGACTGCTTTGAAATGGTGTATTTTTTTAACGGATGCCAAGATTATTGGGTGGAGGGAAACGAATACCATTGTCGTAGTGGAGAGTTATTTTTAACAAAGCCAAACGAACTTCATAGCAGCGGAGAAAGTTTGGAACAAAAATCAGGTTTATATTATATCATATTTCATTTAACTGAGAATACAAATGCATTTTTAGGTTTAGACGATAAGGATTTATTTACATTAAAACAAGTTTTATTCGGAATGGATACAAGAAAAGTGCAGGGAAGCGCGAGGTTCAAACAACTTTTGGAGCAAGTGGTTAATGTTTATGAACAAAAAGATTTATTTTATAATAATAGAATAAAGGGATTATATATAGAAATATTTTATGAAATGATTCAGCTAATTAAAAGGCAAAATGAGCAAAAGCCAAAAGAAAAGGCGATATTGAAAAGTATTGCATATATTCAAGAGCATATTCTTGAAAACATAACAGTTGAGCAATTAGCAGAATTAGAGTATTTATCTTATACTCAATTTATTTTATTGTTTAAAGAAGCAACAGGCTTTTCCCCTCATGATTTTATTGTAAGAGAAAAAATTGAAGTAGCAAAAGATATGTTACGATATACGAAATTACCAATTACCCAAGTAGCTGTCGCACTCAATTTTTCATCCAGTCAGTATTTTGCAACGGTATTTAAACGATATGTTGGCTTGAGTGCCAGTGAATATCGCAATAAATAG